The proteins below come from a single Nocardioides eburneiflavus genomic window:
- the cobU gene encoding bifunctional adenosylcobinamide kinase/adenosylcobinamide-phosphate guanylyltransferase, whose amino-acid sequence MRILVTGGVRSGKSTHAEDLIGGAPATYVATGTPPDREQDPDWAARIDAHRARRPDSWGTLETQDLAGVLAEARDPLLVDCLGTWLTAVIDAADAWEGDSDAVHDLVLARTDEVVDALGRCEQDVVLVTNEVGLGIVPEHRSGRLFRDLLGLVNQRVAAACDEVHLVVAGRVLRL is encoded by the coding sequence ATGCGGATCCTGGTCACCGGCGGCGTGCGCTCCGGCAAGTCCACCCACGCCGAGGACCTGATCGGCGGGGCACCCGCCACCTACGTCGCCACCGGTACGCCGCCCGACCGCGAGCAGGACCCCGACTGGGCGGCCCGGATCGACGCCCACCGGGCCCGCCGCCCGGACTCGTGGGGCACCCTCGAGACGCAGGACCTCGCGGGCGTGCTCGCCGAGGCCCGCGACCCGCTGCTCGTCGACTGCCTGGGCACCTGGCTCACCGCGGTCATCGACGCCGCGGACGCCTGGGAGGGCGACTCCGACGCCGTCCACGACCTGGTCCTCGCCCGTACGGACGAAGTGGTCGACGCGCTCGGCCGGTGCGAGCAGGACGTCGTGCTGGTGACCAACGAGGTCGGTCTCGGCATCGTGCCCGAGCACCGCTCCGGCCGGCTCTTCCGCGACCTGCTCGGGCTGGTGAACCAACGCGTCGCCGCCGCGTGCGACGAGGTGCACCTGGTGGTCGCCGGCCGCGTCCTGCGGCTGTGA
- a CDS encoding adenosylcobinamide-GDP ribazoletransferase — protein sequence MLLRDAWLFATGTLTAVRVPPPSVVDRRVAGLGMALAPVAALPLGVVAAAIVVLGDWVDLPPLATAYVVVLALALGTRAFHWDGLADTADGLTASYSPARSLEVMRTGPVGPAGVIAVVLVAGLQAAGLQAVVRHEHAWWVVGLLVCASRGSLALACVRGVPAARPDGLGATCIGAVPVVGAIATLVLAAVAVAFAGRGLEAPWSLLLGLVAMVAVVVALLLRCVRRLGGITGDVLGAAVEVSFAALVLAAATT from the coding sequence GTGCTCCTGCGCGACGCGTGGCTCTTCGCCACCGGCACGCTCACCGCGGTGCGCGTCCCTCCACCGAGCGTGGTGGACCGGCGGGTCGCCGGGCTGGGGATGGCGCTCGCGCCGGTGGCGGCGCTGCCGCTCGGCGTCGTCGCGGCTGCGATCGTCGTGCTGGGCGACTGGGTCGACCTGCCACCGCTCGCCACGGCGTACGTCGTGGTGCTCGCGCTCGCCCTCGGCACCCGCGCCTTCCACTGGGACGGCCTCGCCGACACCGCGGACGGGCTGACCGCCTCCTACTCCCCCGCCCGTTCGCTCGAGGTGATGCGCACCGGACCGGTCGGGCCGGCCGGCGTCATCGCCGTCGTCCTGGTGGCGGGGCTCCAGGCGGCCGGCCTGCAGGCGGTCGTGCGCCACGAGCACGCTTGGTGGGTGGTCGGGCTGCTGGTGTGCGCCTCGCGCGGGTCGCTGGCCCTGGCCTGCGTACGCGGGGTGCCGGCCGCGCGCCCGGACGGGCTCGGTGCCACCTGCATCGGTGCGGTCCCCGTCGTCGGTGCGATCGCGACGCTGGTGCTTGCCGCCGTGGCGGTGGCGTTCGCCGGGCGTGGGCTCGAGGCACCGTGGTCATTGCTGCTCGGGCTGGTGGCGATGGTCGCGGTCGTGGTCGCGCTGCTGCTGCGGTGCGTACGCCGCCTCGGCGGGATCACCGGCGACGTGCTCGGCGCGGCGGTGGAGGTCTCGTTCGCCGCGCTGGTGCTGGCAGCCGCCACGACGTGA
- the cobT gene encoding nicotinate-nucleotide--dimethylbenzimidazole phosphoribosyltransferase: MDQTSRIAPPSPEIASLAQQRLAALATPAGALGRVGEIGAWVAAAQGEVPPRPLTDVRLVVFAGDHGVAAHGVSAYPAAVTEAMVRTIVAGQAGVSALAREHGVRVSVLDVAVDADLTDLPADVTARKVRRGSGAIHLEDALTRDEVERSLALGAEVAGEHVDDGAQLLMTGDLGIGNTTPAAALVAAVLGLPADEVTGRGTGIDDDGWARKRDVVAAALARTEGRAEDPVDLLAALGSADLAAAVGFLVESSSRGVPVLLDGLMSVACAVVAQAIAPGAAAWWVAGHRSTEPAQAHALKSLGLEPLLDVGMRLGEGSGAVAALPVLRSGVAVLRDVALLSDILPG; encoded by the coding sequence ATGGACCAGACGTCGCGCATCGCCCCGCCCTCACCCGAGATCGCCTCCCTCGCCCAGCAGCGGCTGGCCGCCCTCGCCACCCCTGCCGGCGCCCTCGGCCGGGTCGGCGAGATCGGCGCCTGGGTGGCTGCCGCGCAGGGCGAGGTGCCGCCCCGCCCGCTGACCGACGTACGCCTCGTGGTGTTCGCCGGCGACCACGGTGTCGCGGCGCACGGGGTCTCGGCCTATCCCGCCGCCGTCACCGAGGCGATGGTCCGCACGATCGTCGCGGGTCAGGCAGGAGTGTCCGCGCTGGCTCGGGAGCACGGGGTGCGCGTCAGCGTGCTCGACGTGGCCGTGGACGCCGACCTCACCGACCTGCCGGCCGACGTCACCGCACGCAAGGTGCGCCGCGGCTCGGGCGCGATCCACCTCGAGGACGCACTCACCCGCGACGAGGTCGAGCGCTCCCTCGCGCTCGGCGCCGAGGTGGCCGGAGAGCACGTCGACGACGGCGCGCAGCTGCTGATGACCGGTGACCTCGGCATCGGCAACACCACCCCCGCCGCCGCGCTGGTCGCGGCCGTCCTCGGCCTCCCTGCCGACGAGGTCACCGGCCGCGGCACCGGCATCGACGACGACGGGTGGGCGCGCAAGCGCGACGTCGTGGCCGCCGCGCTGGCCCGGACCGAGGGTCGCGCCGAGGACCCGGTCGACCTGCTCGCCGCGCTCGGCAGCGCCGACCTCGCGGCAGCCGTCGGCTTCCTCGTCGAGTCGTCGTCCCGGGGCGTGCCGGTGCTCCTCGACGGCCTGATGTCCGTCGCGTGCGCGGTCGTCGCGCAGGCGATCGCGCCCGGTGCCGCCGCCTGGTGGGTCGCCGGCCACCGCTCGACCGAGCCCGCGCAGGCCCATGCCCTCAAGTCCCTCGGCCTCGAGCCGCTGCTCGACGTCGGCATGCGCCTCGGCGAGGGCTCCGGCGCCGTGGCCGCGCTGCCGGTGCTGCGCTCGGGCGTCGCGGTGCTGCGCGACGTGGCGCTGCTGTCCGACATCCTCCCGGGCTGA
- a CDS encoding 2'-5' RNA ligase family protein, translated as MSGHSVLQLPVPALEGWVRARHTHYDDGFVSADPRFGHAHITALGPFDPAPSREALELVGAVAASTEPVAVRLERLAQFPDGIIHLVPEPDDALREVTARLVAAFPEWPPYDGQFEDVRPHLTVDAASDVVDLASTARLLSDVVPADVVLDRLQLAWWESGSCHVMAEWALGRRPAGQNTVQSE; from the coding sequence GTGTCCGGTCACTCCGTCCTCCAGCTCCCGGTCCCTGCGCTGGAGGGGTGGGTGCGCGCGCGGCACACCCACTACGACGACGGGTTCGTGTCGGCGGACCCGCGGTTCGGGCACGCCCACATCACCGCCCTCGGACCGTTCGACCCGGCGCCGTCACGAGAGGCGCTCGAGCTGGTCGGCGCGGTGGCCGCGTCGACGGAACCTGTCGCCGTACGCCTCGAGCGGCTCGCCCAGTTCCCCGACGGGATCATCCACCTCGTCCCGGAGCCCGACGACGCCCTGCGCGAGGTCACCGCCAGGCTGGTGGCCGCCTTCCCCGAGTGGCCGCCGTACGACGGCCAGTTCGAGGACGTGCGCCCGCACCTCACCGTCGACGCCGCCTCGGACGTCGTCGACCTCGCCTCGACAGCGCGGCTGCTGAGCGACGTGGTGCCTGCCGATGTGGTCCTCGACCGGCTCCAGCTGGCGTGGTGGGAGTCGGGGAGCTGCCACGTGATGGCGGAGTGGGCGCTGGGGCGTCGACCGGCAGGTCAGAACACCGTCCAGTCGGAGTAG
- a CDS encoding glutaminase, whose amino-acid sequence MSEVDEADGARMRIEDALQRAHEAAAPEVGRGRPAEYIPGLASVDPHQFGMAVASCDGTVHVTGDADVRFSVQSISKVFTLALVIAAEGEQIWRRVSREPSGNPFNSLLQLDQEAGRPRNPFINAGALVVTDRLQSLTGDASGALRDLMRRESGRSDVDSDADVARSELEAGHRTLAVAHLLASYGNLELPVDEVIDQYVAQCALSMSCRELALAGLFLARDGVLSDGTPLLSPRETKRVNAVMLTCGTYDSAGEFAYRVGLPAKSGVGGGILAVIPDRGVACVWSPALGPSGSSAAGLAALDAFTTYSDWTVF is encoded by the coding sequence ATGAGCGAGGTCGACGAGGCGGACGGGGCACGGATGAGGATCGAGGACGCGCTGCAGCGCGCGCACGAGGCCGCCGCGCCGGAGGTTGGCCGCGGCCGGCCGGCGGAGTACATCCCCGGCCTGGCGTCCGTGGATCCGCACCAGTTCGGCATGGCGGTCGCCTCGTGCGACGGCACCGTCCACGTCACCGGCGACGCCGATGTCCGGTTCTCGGTGCAGAGCATCAGCAAGGTCTTCACGCTCGCGCTGGTCATCGCGGCCGAGGGCGAGCAGATCTGGCGGCGCGTCTCGCGCGAGCCGTCGGGCAACCCGTTCAACTCGCTCCTCCAGCTCGACCAGGAGGCAGGGCGTCCGCGCAACCCGTTCATCAACGCAGGCGCCCTGGTCGTGACCGACCGGCTGCAGTCGCTGACCGGCGACGCGAGCGGCGCCCTCCGCGACCTGATGCGTCGTGAGAGCGGCCGGTCGGACGTGGACAGCGACGCCGACGTGGCGCGCTCGGAGCTCGAGGCGGGTCACCGCACCCTGGCGGTCGCCCACCTGCTGGCGAGCTACGGCAACCTCGAGCTCCCGGTCGACGAGGTGATCGACCAGTACGTCGCCCAGTGCGCCCTGTCGATGAGCTGCCGCGAGCTGGCCCTTGCCGGCCTGTTCCTCGCCCGCGACGGGGTCCTCTCCGACGGCACCCCGCTGCTCAGCCCCCGCGAGACGAAGCGGGTGAACGCAGTGATGCTCACCTGCGGGACGTACGACTCGGCGGGCGAGTTCGCCTACCGTGTCGGGCTCCCCGCCAAGAGCGGGGTCGGCGGCGGCATCCTCGCCGTCATCCCCGACCGCGGGGTCGCGTGCGTCTGGAGTCCCGCGCTCGGCCCCTCGGGCAGCTCCGCCGCCGGTCTCGCGGCGCTCGACGCGTTCACGACCTACTCCGACTGGACGGTGTTCTGA
- the ctlX gene encoding citrulline utilization hydrolase CtlX — translation MSAQAPSAVILIRATSFVPNPATAADNAFQADVPAGQSQESTAAHALAEMDALAEALRAVGVRVHVFDDDDHTRPDSVFPNNWVSTHAGGTVAVYPMYASNRRHERRADVLEMLKSEYRVQAIVDYSGLEPDGIFLEGTGAMVLDHVSRVAYTARSHRADIAVLERFCTDFNYEPMAFDAVDSDGVPVYHTNVIACIGTDVAMIALEMIPDEHRRQQVRERLAVTGRTIIELTEEQIREFAGNAVELCGRTSDGRRRYVMAMSARAKRSLRPEQLAVIEESCEVVAVDIPTIELAGGSVRCMIAGVHLDHRRPLAEAELSEAVAAINEDNPVTPDGRFVDGNA, via the coding sequence GTGAGTGCCCAGGCCCCTTCCGCAGTCATCCTCATCCGCGCGACCAGCTTCGTCCCCAACCCGGCGACCGCGGCCGACAACGCCTTCCAGGCCGACGTCCCCGCCGGGCAGTCGCAGGAGTCGACGGCGGCCCACGCGCTGGCCGAGATGGACGCGCTGGCCGAGGCGCTGCGCGCGGTCGGCGTACGGGTCCACGTCTTCGACGACGACGACCACACCCGCCCCGACAGCGTGTTCCCCAACAACTGGGTCTCCACCCACGCGGGCGGCACCGTCGCCGTCTACCCGATGTACGCCTCCAACCGTCGCCACGAGCGTCGTGCCGACGTCCTGGAGATGCTCAAGTCGGAGTACCGCGTGCAGGCGATCGTCGACTACTCGGGCCTCGAGCCGGACGGCATCTTCCTCGAGGGCACCGGCGCGATGGTGCTCGACCACGTGTCGCGGGTGGCCTACACCGCCCGCAGCCACCGCGCGGACATCGCCGTGCTCGAGCGCTTCTGCACCGACTTCAACTACGAGCCGATGGCCTTCGACGCGGTCGACTCCGACGGCGTGCCGGTCTACCACACCAACGTCATCGCCTGCATCGGCACCGACGTCGCGATGATCGCGCTCGAGATGATCCCCGACGAGCACCGGCGCCAGCAGGTCCGCGAGCGGCTCGCGGTCACCGGCCGCACGATCATCGAGCTCACCGAGGAGCAGATCCGCGAGTTCGCGGGCAACGCGGTCGAGCTGTGCGGACGCACGTCCGACGGTCGGCGCCGTTACGTCATGGCGATGTCCGCCCGCGCGAAGCGCTCCCTGCGGCCCGAGCAGCTGGCCGTCATCGAGGAGTCGTGCGAGGTCGTCGCGGTGGACATCCCGACGATCGAGCTGGCGGGCGGCTCGGTGCGCTGCATGATCGCGGGCGTCCACCTCGACCACCGCCGTCCGCTCGCCGAGGCCGAGCTCTCCGAGGCCGTCGCCGCCATCAACGAGGACAACCCCGTCACGCCCGACGGCCGCTTCGTCGACGGCAACGCCTGA
- a CDS encoding RNA polymerase sigma factor — translation MTISTDDASDDADLVGRVRAGDTDAYAVLVRRHARAAMRTATLLGAGSDAEDVVQEALVKAYRSLGSFRADRPFRPWLLRIVANEARNAHRSAVRRTGREERQARDLWAELLDPAAAVVDREDKARLLAAVAGLPDKLRLVVACRYLLELDEADTAVVLGVPRGTVKSRLSRGLARLREDLAATIEEVDHA, via the coding sequence GTGACGATCAGCACCGACGACGCCAGTGACGACGCCGACCTGGTCGGCCGGGTGCGCGCCGGGGACACCGACGCGTACGCCGTCCTCGTGCGCCGTCACGCCCGGGCGGCGATGCGCACGGCCACCCTCCTGGGTGCGGGGAGCGACGCCGAGGACGTGGTGCAGGAGGCGCTGGTGAAGGCGTACCGATCGCTGGGGTCGTTCCGTGCCGACCGGCCGTTCCGGCCGTGGCTGCTGCGGATCGTCGCCAACGAGGCCCGCAACGCCCACCGCTCGGCCGTACGCCGGACCGGCCGCGAGGAGCGCCAGGCCCGGGACCTGTGGGCCGAGCTGCTCGACCCGGCGGCCGCGGTGGTCGACCGGGAGGACAAGGCCCGGCTGCTGGCCGCCGTCGCAGGGCTGCCCGACAAGCTCCGCCTCGTGGTGGCCTGCCGCTACCTGCTGGAGCTCGACGAGGCGGACACGGCCGTCGTCCTCGGCGTGCCACGCGGGACCGTCAAGTCGCGGCTGAGCCGTGGCCTGGCGCGGCTGCGCGAGGACCTCGCCGCGACGATCGAGGAGGTCGACCATGCCTGA